From the Desulfonatronum thiosulfatophilum genome, one window contains:
- a CDS encoding Tex family protein: MHSTHADQVAAQFGLTSRQVQAVADLLREGSTEVFIARYRKEATGSLDEVVVRKVRDGLEALADLDKRRDAMLASLEERELLSEALRTALEGAKSLSELEDIYLPHRPKRRTRAMMAAEKGLEPLADMLMEQRVADPVAAAASFVDQDKGIENTDQALAGARDILAERVSEDAGARAAMRELFMTRARLCSRPARGASKVDPAMAAKFRDWNDWEEAAERAPGHRILALFRGEREGVLSVEVRPDETVALAGLERRFVRGRGACAQQVGLAVQDGYRRLLAPSMENELRTKLKERADTEAIAVFSANLRELLLAPPLGSKRIMALDPGFRTGAKLVCLDEQGGLLHHDTVFVVGSERQIAESARRIRELVERFAVQAVAVGNGTAGRETEAFVRSLGLSGVFVVMVNESGASVYSGSDLAREEFPDLDLTVRGAVSIGRRLMDPLAELVKIDPKAIGVGQYQHDVDQAALKRALDDTVISCVNAVGVELNTASAALLSFVSGLGPSLARNIVAWRDENGPFGSRQELLRVKRLGPKAFEQAAGFLRIRDSKNPLDASGIHPERYGLVERMARDMGTEVVELMRDSGIRAAIDPHRYLSAEAGLPTLTDILAELDRPGRDPRPAFEHFAFAEGLHRPEDLSPGMILPGIVTNVTRFGAFVDVGVHQDGLVHVSQMADRFVRDPAEVVRPGQHVRARVLEVDLERRRISLSLKMVDQL; the protein is encoded by the coding sequence ATGCATTCGACTCATGCCGACCAGGTGGCCGCGCAGTTCGGGTTGACGTCGCGGCAGGTTCAGGCCGTGGCGGACCTGCTCCGTGAAGGCTCCACCGAGGTGTTTATCGCCCGTTATCGCAAGGAAGCCACGGGCTCCCTGGACGAGGTGGTCGTGCGCAAGGTGCGCGATGGGCTGGAGGCTCTGGCCGATCTGGACAAACGTCGCGACGCCATGCTGGCCTCCCTGGAGGAGCGGGAGCTGTTGTCCGAGGCCTTGCGCACCGCTCTGGAGGGCGCCAAGTCCCTGAGCGAACTGGAGGACATCTATCTCCCTCACCGGCCCAAGCGTCGCACCCGGGCCATGATGGCCGCGGAAAAGGGGCTGGAACCTCTGGCCGATATGCTCATGGAACAGCGAGTCGCGGATCCGGTCGCGGCCGCGGCTTCCTTTGTCGATCAGGACAAGGGGATTGAGAACACGGATCAGGCCTTGGCCGGAGCCAGGGATATCCTGGCCGAGCGCGTGTCCGAAGATGCCGGTGCCAGGGCAGCGATGCGCGAACTGTTCATGACCAGGGCCCGGCTTTGCTCCAGGCCGGCCCGGGGAGCGTCCAAGGTCGATCCGGCCATGGCGGCCAAGTTCAGGGATTGGAACGACTGGGAAGAGGCCGCGGAGCGCGCCCCTGGTCACCGCATCCTGGCCTTGTTCCGCGGTGAGCGGGAAGGCGTGCTTTCGGTGGAGGTCCGGCCGGACGAGACTGTGGCCCTGGCCGGGTTGGAACGCCGTTTTGTGCGCGGCCGGGGAGCGTGCGCGCAACAGGTGGGCTTGGCTGTCCAGGACGGCTATCGACGCCTGCTTGCTCCCTCCATGGAAAATGAACTGCGGACAAAACTCAAGGAGCGGGCCGATACCGAGGCCATAGCCGTGTTTTCGGCCAATCTGCGCGAGCTGCTCCTGGCCCCGCCCTTGGGAAGCAAGCGGATCATGGCCCTGGACCCTGGATTCAGAACCGGAGCCAAGCTGGTCTGCCTGGACGAGCAGGGTGGGCTGCTGCATCACGACACTGTCTTCGTGGTGGGCTCCGAACGGCAGATCGCGGAATCCGCGCGGCGCATTCGAGAACTTGTGGAACGCTTCGCCGTCCAGGCCGTGGCCGTGGGCAACGGCACGGCAGGGCGGGAAACCGAGGCCTTCGTCCGCTCCCTGGGGTTGTCCGGGGTGTTCGTGGTTATGGTCAATGAATCCGGAGCTTCGGTCTATTCCGGCTCGGACCTCGCCCGGGAGGAGTTTCCGGATCTGGACCTGACCGTGCGCGGGGCCGTGTCCATCGGGCGGCGGCTGATGGATCCCCTGGCGGAGCTGGTCAAGATCGATCCCAAGGCCATCGGCGTGGGTCAGTACCAGCATGACGTGGACCAGGCGGCGTTGAAGCGGGCCCTGGACGATACCGTGATCAGCTGCGTGAACGCGGTGGGCGTGGAGCTGAACACGGCCAGCGCCGCCCTGTTGTCCTTTGTCTCCGGGTTGGGGCCGTCCCTGGCCCGGAACATCGTCGCCTGGAGGGATGAAAACGGGCCGTTTGGCTCCCGGCAGGAATTGCTCCGGGTGAAGCGGCTCGGACCCAAGGCTTTTGAGCAGGCCGCCGGTTTTTTGCGCATCCGGGACTCGAAGAATCCCTTGGACGCCTCGGGCATCCATCCGGAACGGTATGGTTTGGTGGAGCGCATGGCCCGGGACATGGGAACCGAAGTGGTCGAGCTGATGCGTGATTCCGGGATCAGGGCGGCGATTGATCCGCATCGCTACCTGTCCGCGGAGGCGGGCCTGCCTACGTTGACCGACATCCTGGCCGAGCTGGACCGGCCCGGGCGCGACCCCCGGCCGGCCTTCGAGCATTTTGCCTTTGCCGAGGGGCTGCATCGTCCGGAAGATCTCTCTCCGGGCATGATCCTGCCGGGCATCGTGACCAACGTGACCCGGTTCGGGGCCTTTGTGGACGTGGGCGTGCATCAGGACGGACTGGTCCATGTCAGCCAGATGGCGGACCGCTTTGTCCGTGATCCCGCGGAGGTGGTCCGACCCGGGCAGCATGTCCGCGCTCGGGTTCTTGAAGTGGACCTGGAACGCCGGCGCATCTCCCTCTCCCTGAAAATGGTCGACCAGTTGTAA
- a CDS encoding Smr/MutS family protein — MKFNSLEDLQALKKKFPKKEKVKRSVPKQASTEKSESPLPRNDEDLFTQAMSGVSPISGAAKGRQVTGINSPTTPAAKEQSFGDEDIWVADYLRNLVQGNVDFELSYSEEYMHGYIQDLDKKILGKLKAGQFSVEAHLDMHGLNAAQARDAAYDFLRTQYHLGRRCVLLIPGRGKNSPGGQALIREELPLWLTREPLRRVVLAFCTAQPRHGGAGALYILLRKQKKTQGKVRWDLPASME; from the coding sequence ATGAAATTCAATTCCCTTGAAGACCTCCAGGCCCTCAAAAAGAAATTCCCCAAAAAGGAGAAGGTCAAACGTTCTGTCCCGAAACAAGCATCCACCGAGAAATCGGAGTCGCCGCTGCCCAGGAATGATGAGGATCTGTTCACTCAGGCCATGTCCGGAGTTTCGCCCATCAGCGGCGCCGCAAAAGGCAGGCAGGTTACCGGAATAAACTCCCCGACCACCCCGGCGGCAAAAGAGCAGAGCTTCGGCGATGAAGATATCTGGGTGGCCGACTACCTGCGCAATCTGGTTCAAGGAAATGTGGACTTCGAGCTTTCGTACTCCGAAGAATACATGCACGGCTACATCCAGGACCTGGACAAAAAGATTCTTGGAAAGCTCAAGGCGGGGCAGTTCAGCGTTGAAGCCCATCTGGACATGCATGGCCTGAACGCTGCCCAGGCCCGGGACGCGGCTTACGACTTCCTGCGCACCCAGTATCACCTCGGGCGGCGCTGCGTGCTGCTGATTCCCGGGCGCGGCAAGAACTCGCCGGGCGGCCAGGCCCTGATCCGCGAAGAACTGCCCCTCTGGTTGACCCGTGAGCCCCTGCGCCGGGTCGTCCTCGCCTTCTGCACCGCTCAGCCGCGGCATGGCGGAGCCGGAGCCCTGTACATCCTGCTGCGCAAGCAAAAAAAGACTCAAGGCAAGGTGCGCTGGGATCTGCCGGCTTCCATGGAGTGA
- a CDS encoding response regulator, with product MRTLIVEDSRSMREHLKEIVAPYGRVNQVPDGRQAVNAFVRSLEDKKLYDLILMDIEMPVLDGHKALGMIRRLEEQRLGGIRTKVVMVSSLSDYENILQAQFEERADAYITKPFEPKMLLETLGNLGLIDKGPFPEIDAAAGQLGQ from the coding sequence ATGCGGACGCTGATTGTTGAGGACAGCCGGAGCATGCGGGAACATCTCAAGGAAATCGTGGCTCCCTATGGCCGGGTTAATCAGGTGCCGGACGGCAGGCAGGCAGTGAACGCTTTCGTGCGGTCCTTGGAAGACAAAAAATTGTACGACCTGATCCTGATGGACATTGAGATGCCGGTCCTGGACGGCCACAAGGCTCTGGGCATGATCCGCCGGCTGGAAGAGCAGCGGCTGGGCGGCATCCGGACCAAAGTGGTCATGGTCTCCAGCCTTTCGGACTACGAGAACATTCTCCAGGCTCAATTCGAAGAACGGGCCGACGCCTATATCACCAAACCCTTTGAACCGAAAATGCTCCTGGAAACCCTGGGCAACCTCGGCCTGATCGACAAGGGGCCTTTCCCGGAAATCGATGCGGCCGCAGGTCAGTTGGGGCAGTGA
- the coaD gene encoding pantetheine-phosphate adenylyltransferase, with translation MEKNYCKKRIAVYPGTFDPLTNGHVSLIRRGLEVFDQVIVAVAHDTPKIPLFNLEERLDMVNAVFAPEPRVLGEGFQGLLVEYARNRGASVILRGLRATSDFEYEFQLALMNRRLERGLQTMFLMTDYKWLYISSTIIKEAARLHGDVQGLVPDVVLQRLQQKYGTRKN, from the coding sequence ATGGAAAAAAATTACTGCAAGAAACGAATCGCCGTCTATCCCGGAACCTTCGATCCCTTGACCAACGGCCATGTCAGCCTGATACGACGGGGGTTGGAAGTCTTTGATCAGGTCATTGTCGCGGTGGCGCACGACACGCCGAAGATACCCCTGTTCAACCTGGAAGAACGGCTGGATATGGTGAATGCCGTCTTTGCGCCGGAACCGAGGGTTCTGGGTGAGGGGTTTCAGGGGTTGCTGGTGGAGTATGCCCGCAATCGCGGCGCCAGCGTCATCTTGCGGGGTCTTCGGGCGACGTCGGATTTTGAGTACGAATTTCAGCTGGCCTTGATGAATCGTCGCCTGGAACGCGGTCTCCAGACCATGTTTCTGATGACCGACTACAAATGGCTGTACATCAGTTCCACGATCATCAAGGAGGCGGCCCGGCTGCATGGCGACGTGCAGGGACTTGTGCCCGATGTGGTTTTGCAGCGTTTGCAGCAAAAGTATGGAACCAGGAAAAACTGA
- a CDS encoding ASKHA domain-containing protein, with the protein MVDPVHFVDARGQTRLVRADPRQTLAHVLFLEGLWPTRPFCAGLGRCGHCVVYFDHAPPEPLPAETAALSSAVLSSGGRLACRRVAEPGLRIALPFSFPASIIETEKLSLPRSTQGPLSLAMDLGTTSIHWLAGDQTGKLAGGREFNPQLVAGSEVMSRLAFALADPGNGGVLRDIVLRRLQALVRAFPEPVERACIAGNTVMTALLLDWPLAGLASAPYRLPHPGGIWTTIHLPDGSGLQTYIPPLPAPFIGADVSAGLAALHFSQASPPAYPWLFADLGTNGEFVLALGPEQYLAASVPMGPALEGIGMARGSAALPGVWVDVTLTARGLQPRILTESATVVGSAAIIPPKPDQSEPMTGQRISGTGYLSLLAVLRRLGLLDEAGGFVAGQNPLARRVGLELRQDEGETRFMLGPDVFLTGRDVEEVLKVKAAFNLAFSRLLEAGGIAPDALRAVYLAGALGEHVDLSALEELGFVPLGSKQRIKPLGNTSLAGARLLATEQRARDWIEQAVPRVTTLDIGQEKNFFTNYIQRLVFRYV; encoded by the coding sequence ATGGTTGACCCCGTTCATTTTGTCGACGCCCGGGGCCAGACCCGTCTGGTACGGGCGGATCCCCGACAAACCCTGGCGCATGTCCTCTTTCTGGAGGGGCTTTGGCCGACGCGCCCTTTTTGCGCCGGCCTGGGGCGCTGTGGACATTGCGTCGTCTATTTTGATCATGCCCCTCCGGAGCCTTTGCCCGCGGAAACGGCAGCGCTTTCATCCGCTGTTCTTTCCAGCGGCGGGCGCCTGGCCTGCCGCCGTGTTGCCGAACCCGGACTGCGGATTGCTTTGCCTTTTTCCTTTCCCGCATCCATAATCGAAACAGAAAAACTTTCCCTGCCCAGGTCCACGCAGGGGCCGTTGTCTCTGGCCATGGATCTGGGCACGACCAGCATTCACTGGCTGGCGGGCGATCAAACCGGCAAACTTGCCGGAGGACGGGAATTCAATCCGCAGTTGGTCGCAGGCAGCGAAGTGATGTCGCGTCTGGCCTTTGCTCTGGCTGATCCCGGCAATGGCGGCGTCCTGCGCGATATTGTCCTGCGCCGGCTGCAGGCACTGGTCAGGGCTTTTCCCGAACCCGTGGAACGGGCATGCATCGCGGGCAATACCGTGATGACCGCGCTTCTGCTGGACTGGCCTCTGGCGGGCTTGGCTTCAGCACCCTACAGGCTGCCGCACCCGGGGGGGATCTGGACCACGATCCACCTGCCCGATGGTTCAGGCCTGCAGACCTACATCCCTCCGCTTCCGGCGCCGTTCATCGGCGCGGATGTGAGTGCGGGGCTGGCGGCCCTGCATTTCAGTCAGGCGTCCCCGCCCGCCTATCCATGGCTGTTTGCGGATCTGGGAACGAACGGAGAATTCGTCCTGGCCCTGGGCCCGGAGCAGTATCTGGCCGCCAGCGTGCCCATGGGGCCGGCTCTGGAGGGAATCGGCATGGCGCGGGGCTCGGCGGCTCTGCCCGGAGTCTGGGTCGATGTGACGCTGACGGCCCGCGGGCTCCAGCCCCGGATCTTGACGGAATCGGCTACCGTCGTTGGGTCGGCAGCCATTATTCCGCCGAAGCCGGATCAATCCGAGCCCATGACTGGCCAACGCATCTCCGGAACGGGCTATCTGTCGCTGCTGGCGGTTTTGCGCCGCCTGGGGCTGCTGGACGAAGCTGGTGGCTTTGTTGCCGGCCAGAACCCCCTGGCGCGGCGTGTCGGCCTTGAATTGCGGCAGGACGAGGGTGAAACCCGATTCATGCTCGGACCGGACGTCTTCCTGACGGGACGGGACGTGGAAGAGGTGCTCAAGGTCAAGGCCGCTTTCAACTTGGCTTTCTCCCGGTTGCTGGAGGCGGGGGGGATAGCCCCTGATGCGTTGCGTGCCGTGTATCTGGCCGGCGCTCTCGGGGAACATGTCGATCTGTCCGCCCTGGAGGAGCTGGGATTTGTCCCCCTGGGATCGAAGCAGCGCATCAAGCCCCTGGGGAACACCTCCCTGGCCGGCGCCCGCCTGCTGGCGACTGAGCAGCGGGCCAGGGACTGGATCGAGCAGGCCGTGCCCCGAGTCACGACCTTGGACATCGGGCAGGAAAAAAACTTTTTTACGAATTACATTCAAAGGTTGGTCTTTCGATATGTCTGA
- a CDS encoding small ribosomal subunit Rsm22 family protein, which translates to MSFPASFPASFPDLSEEASQALLGYADLLRDVFPMKAAHRRHLADNIQELSSFLIEDRKEVLGRDYLHTPAALGAYLWYFLPWNLLRLTRLLGGLKPDLPEGANIVDLGAGPLTFVQALALARPDLLSRELHFYCLDTTPKPMREGRKLYHGLLNALGMAESARWKIHLVHAPWHVALKDTPRADMLVATNFMNELPWHRREPLSEQVRVFFREVSSSLRPDGQALFVEPGNRLGGKLITLLRESGVGAGWNVLGPCTHPQPCPMLAHRETSWCHFTVSTRGCPPWLEELSREAELRKRDVSLSYVHLAGPQGRRPDTKEDLARIISAEFPVPDREKGMMTGRYGCAVHGKVLILSGQGEAGTRSGDIVPVHLPEKPRHDPKSQALIGTLHPDKKPRRATRRPEEVKSPGREARREDGGPNRTRKK; encoded by the coding sequence ATGTCCTTTCCTGCATCCTTTCCGGCATCCTTTCCGGATCTTTCCGAAGAGGCGAGCCAAGCCCTGCTGGGGTACGCCGATCTGCTGCGGGACGTCTTTCCGATGAAGGCCGCCCACCGCCGACATCTGGCCGACAACATCCAGGAGCTGTCTTCGTTTCTGATTGAAGACCGCAAGGAAGTCCTGGGCCGGGACTATCTTCACACGCCTGCGGCCCTGGGAGCCTATCTGTGGTACTTCCTGCCCTGGAACCTGCTGCGTCTGACCCGGCTTCTGGGCGGGCTGAAGCCGGATCTTCCCGAAGGCGCGAACATCGTCGATCTCGGGGCTGGACCATTGACTTTTGTCCAGGCTCTTGCCCTGGCCAGGCCGGACTTGCTGTCCAGGGAACTGCATTTTTATTGCCTGGATACGACCCCCAAGCCGATGCGCGAAGGGCGCAAGCTGTATCACGGCCTGCTGAATGCCCTGGGAATGGCGGAATCAGCCCGGTGGAAGATTCATCTGGTGCATGCCCCATGGCATGTCGCGCTCAAGGACACGCCGCGGGCCGACATGCTGGTTGCAACCAATTTTATGAATGAGCTGCCCTGGCATCGCCGGGAACCGCTCAGCGAACAGGTGCGTGTTTTTTTTCGGGAGGTCTCCTCCAGCCTGCGTCCTGACGGTCAGGCGCTGTTCGTGGAACCGGGCAACCGGCTCGGAGGCAAGCTGATCACCTTGCTCCGGGAAAGCGGTGTCGGGGCGGGCTGGAACGTCCTGGGACCCTGTACCCATCCCCAACCATGCCCAATGCTTGCCCACCGGGAAACCTCCTGGTGTCATTTCACGGTGTCCACCCGGGGTTGCCCGCCCTGGCTGGAGGAGTTGTCCCGGGAGGCGGAGCTGCGGAAGCGGGACGTGAGCCTGAGCTATGTGCATCTTGCCGGTCCCCAGGGCCGCCGGCCGGACACCAAGGAGGATCTGGCCCGCATCATCAGCGCTGAATTTCCAGTGCCGGACCGGGAGAAAGGGATGATGACCGGACGCTATGGCTGCGCCGTCCACGGCAAGGTGCTGATTCTTTCCGGTCAAGGGGAAGCGGGAACCCGTTCCGGGGACATCGTGCCCGTGCATCTGCCAGAAAAACCACGGCACGACCCCAAAAGCCAAGCCCTGATCGGCACGCTGCACCCGGACAAAAAGCCCCGAAGAGCGACCCGGCGTCCCGAAGAAGTGAAGAGCCCGGGTCGGGAGGCGCGCCGTGAGGACGGCGGTCCAAATAGGACCAGGAAAAAGTAG
- the rsmD gene encoding 16S rRNA (guanine(966)-N(2))-methyltransferase RsmD: MRIIAGHWKGRRIKTTEGEGYRPAMGKVREAVFSMLSSRGVQWEEARVLDVFAGSGSLGWEALSRGAREVCFIESDPKALRLLREQVSSFSRPGQLVRVLPGDALRILAASPKSSGKRVFRLSVDDPTCEAPPNQGYNVLFLDPPYGRGLLGRALALAHAHGWIAPKALVCVEVEADADVTEMELPGYELETDRLYGQTRIILWKKITARNESPSIPEPSIP, from the coding sequence GTGAGGATCATTGCGGGGCATTGGAAAGGTCGACGGATCAAGACCACCGAAGGGGAAGGCTACCGCCCGGCCATGGGCAAGGTGCGTGAAGCCGTGTTCTCCATGTTGTCCTCGCGGGGGGTGCAGTGGGAGGAAGCGCGGGTGCTGGATGTTTTTGCCGGCAGCGGCAGCCTGGGATGGGAAGCCTTGAGCCGTGGAGCACGGGAGGTCTGCTTTATCGAGAGCGATCCCAAGGCTCTGCGTCTGCTACGGGAACAGGTATCCTCCTTTTCTCGTCCTGGGCAGCTTGTGCGTGTCTTGCCTGGCGATGCTCTGCGCATTCTGGCCGCTTCTCCGAAATCCAGCGGCAAAAGAGTGTTCCGACTTTCCGTAGACGATCCGACTTGCGAGGCACCTCCGAATCAAGGATATAACGTGCTTTTTCTTGATCCGCCCTATGGCCGCGGCTTGCTGGGGCGCGCTCTAGCTCTTGCCCATGCCCATGGCTGGATTGCCCCGAAAGCTCTGGTCTGCGTGGAAGTCGAGGCTGACGCAGACGTTACGGAAATGGAACTGCCCGGATATGAACTGGAAACCGATCGCCTCTATGGCCAAACCCGGATCATTCTATGGAAAAAAATTACTGCAAGAAACGAATCGCCGTCTATCCCGGAACCTTCGATCCCTTGA
- a CDS encoding RCKP-type rubredoxin-like domain-containing protein, producing the protein MAEFTCSSCGEKKEGRCKPQKCPKCGEKGTMVKQAKK; encoded by the coding sequence ATGGCTGAATTCACATGTTCCAGCTGCGGAGAAAAGAAGGAAGGGCGCTGCAAGCCGCAAAAATGCCCCAAGTGTGGTGAGAAGGGGACCATGGTCAAACAGGCAAAGAAATGA
- the miaA gene encoding tRNA (adenosine(37)-N6)-dimethylallyltransferase MiaA yields the protein MPSLQPGSAEREASRIICLVGATGTGKTAAALTLARHYPVTVINADSRQVYKDVPIITAQPDSGEQSQCPHRLYGFLEMRETISAGRFMDEARRELAACREQGRLGVLVGGTGLYLRALGGGLADIPEVPGEIREEVLRRCAAQGSEILHARLMEVDPEYAVKIHPRDRQRVCRALEVHQASGRPLSWWHAHRRSTQGLDLFIVGLRLDRRELHDRLAQRIGQMLELGAVREIEQAWRICPDREAPGFSGIGCRELLDYCSGATTLDQARDLWLFRTRAYAKRQETWFNNISEVQWVRAGDEQELLRCIARQKLNLS from the coding sequence GTGCCGTCATTACAACCCGGAAGCGCCGAACGGGAAGCCTCCCGGATCATCTGCCTTGTGGGCGCGACCGGTACCGGCAAGACCGCCGCGGCCCTGACCCTGGCCCGACACTATCCGGTGACCGTGATCAACGCGGATTCCCGGCAGGTTTACAAGGATGTCCCGATCATAACGGCTCAGCCGGACAGCGGCGAGCAGAGCCAATGCCCCCACCGGTTGTACGGCTTTCTGGAAATGCGGGAAACCATCTCCGCGGGGCGGTTCATGGACGAGGCTCGGCGCGAGTTGGCGGCATGCCGGGAGCAGGGGCGTTTGGGCGTGTTGGTGGGAGGAACCGGGCTGTACCTGCGCGCGCTCGGGGGCGGATTGGCGGACATTCCCGAAGTGCCCGGGGAAATCAGAGAAGAAGTATTGCGCCGCTGCGCCGCCCAGGGTTCGGAAATCCTGCATGCGCGACTGATGGAAGTGGATCCCGAATATGCCGTCAAGATTCATCCCCGGGACCGTCAGAGAGTATGCCGGGCGTTGGAGGTTCATCAGGCTTCGGGGCGGCCTCTGTCCTGGTGGCATGCCCACCGCCGATCCACCCAGGGGCTGGATCTGTTCATTGTCGGGCTGCGCCTGGACCGCCGGGAATTGCACGACCGCCTGGCACAAAGGATCGGTCAAATGCTTGAACTCGGCGCGGTCCGGGAGATCGAGCAGGCATGGCGGATATGTCCGGACCGGGAAGCACCGGGTTTTTCCGGCATCGGTTGCCGGGAACTTCTGGATTACTGTTCCGGCGCAACCACTCTGGACCAGGCCAGGGATCTGTGGCTGTTCCGGACCAGGGCCTATGCCAAAAGGCAGGAGACATGGTTCAACAATATTTCGGAAGTGCAATGGGTGCGGGCCGGGGATGAGCAAGAGCTGCTGCGCTGCATTGCCAGGCAGAAGCTGAACCTGAGCTGA